The Cellulomonas flavigena DSM 20109 DNA segment TAACAGAATGTGCACAAGATCTTCGCTCGATCGAGAGCCTCAAGTGCACTGGACGATCGTCCGACACACTTAACGTGTTTCGCGTGAGTGACAGAAAGCCGAGCCGTCCGCGCCGGTCGTCGGGCGGCAGGCACGTCGCCCAGCGCCCGGAGCCGACCACCCTCCCCCGTGCCCTGCGCACGTCGGTACCCGCTGCCCTGCGCCTGGCCCGCGTGCCCGCCCGCGTCGCCCAGGGTGGCGTCGCGCTCGGCCTCGTGCTGAGCATGGGGGCCGTCGTGGTGACCGCGCAGGCCGAGGCGCCGACCGCCGCCGTCGCCGGTGAGCAACCCCTCGCGCTCGCCGCGGGCGCCGGCACCGGGAACCCCGTGCAGCTGCGGGCGGACGCCGTCGACGAGGCGCTCGCGGCCGTCGACGAGGTCTGGCGCGTGCGTGCCGACGCCACCCAGGTCGCCGTCCCCGACGAGGTGCTCGCCGAGCTCGACGCCGCGACGGCGGAGCTCCAGGCCGTGCTCGCCGAGGTCGACGTCGAGTCGCTGCCGCGCGAGCCCAACGTCTCGCGCAGCGCCGAGCGCGCCGCCGACGAGGCGCCCGAGCCCGCCGCGGCCGCCGACCCCACCGCGACCGCCGTGCCCACGTCCCCCGCGGCGGAGCCCGAGGCCGCCGCCACCCGGACGCCCGAGGCCGACGTCCTCGAGGGCTCGGCGCTGCCGGACTCGTCGGACCCCGCCACCGCACCGCTGCGCGAGGCCCTCGACCGCGTCCGTCAGGCGGCGCAGGTCGTCCTCACCACGACCGAGCAGAAGCGTGCCGAGGCCGAGGCCGCGCAGGTCGCCGCCGGCGTCGCCGCCGCGCAGGCCGCTGCGGAGGCCGAGCGCGTCGCCGCCGAGAAGGCCGCCCAGCGCGCGGCGTGGAAGGCGTCCCTGCGCGGCTACGCCAACGGACAGGTCCCCTCGTCCGCGCTGTGCGGGCTCTCGTTCGACGCCGCCGCGCAGCTGCGCTGCGACGCGGCCGAGTCGCTCGAGGCGCTCAACGCGGCGTTCCGGGAGCGCTTCGGCACCCACCTCACCGTCTCCGACTCGTACCGCTCGTACGCGGGCCAGGTCGCCTGCCGCGCCGCCAAGGGCAGCCTGTGCGCCGCCCCCGGCACGTCGAACCACGGCATGGGCGTGGCCGTCGACCTCGGCGGCGCCGTGCAGACGTTCGGCACCGCGCAGCACCAGTGGATGCGGGAGAACGCCCCGGCCTTCCAGTGGACGCTGCCCGAGTGGGCACGCGCGAACGGCAGCAAGCCCGAGCCGTGGCACTGGGAGTACGTGGGCTGAGCGGCTGACACACGTCGCCTGACAGGGGGACAGCGCCGGTCGGTCATACGATCGGCTGCATGACCGAGCCGACCTCACCGACGCGCCCCCTCGTCGGGCGCACGGCCGAGCTCGACGACATCGACGAGCTGCTGTCGTCCGTCGCCACGGGCGGCGGTGCCACGGTGATCCTCGAGGGCGAGGCCGGTGTCGGCCGCACGCGGCTCGTCGAGGCGCTGCAGGGCGCGGCCGGGCTGCTCGGCGTCGAGGTCTGCCTCGGACGGGCGGTCGGCCCCGGTGCGGCGCCGTACGCCCTGCTGTCCGACGCGCTGCTGGGGCCGGCGCGCGGGCGCGACGCACGCGGACCCGTCGTCGCCGAGCTCGCGGCCCTGCTCGAGGTGCTGCCGCCGGAGCGGACCGCCGCCGCCGCACGTTACGCGCGTGCCGACGAGCTGTTCGCCGCGCTCGTGCGCCGCCGCGGCGAGCAGGGCCCGTGGGTCCTCGCCCTCGAGGACGTCCACCTCGCCGACGCGTGCTCGCTGCACCTGCTCGCCCACCTCGCCGGGGACGGAGCGCTGCCGCACGCGCTGACGGTGATGACCATGCGCGGCGTGCCGCACCGCGACGAGCTCGACGTCGTCGTGGCGGGGTGGACGCGAGCGGGCGCCCGCTACCTCGAGCTGCGGCCACTGGGGCCGGTGGCCACGCTCGAGCTCGCGCAGCGGACGCTGCGCGCGACGAGCATCGGGCCCGCGCTGCGCGGCGTCCTCGCGACCACGGGGGGCAACCCGCGCCTCGTCGTCGACGTGCTGCGCACCGCCGAGGCGTGCGGCGTCCTCGAGCGCAGCGGCGGCGTGGTCGAGGCCGTCGGCACCGGCTGGCTCGACGAGCTCGAGAAGGTGGGCCGTGCGCACGTCGACCATCTCGGCGAGCGCGTGCTCACGATGCTCGGCCAGGCCTCCGTGCTGGGCGGGTCGTTCGTCGTCGGCGACCTCGCGGCGCTCGCGGGCGAGCCCGTCACCGAGTGCTGGCGCACGCTGCGCCACGGGCTGGCGGCGGGCGTGGTGCACGCACGCGGTGACCGCCTGGTGTTCCGTCACGACCTCGTCCGTACCGCCCTGTACGCGTCGCTCGAGGAGGACCAGCGCCGCGCGCTGCACGCGCGGGCTGCCTGGGCGCTGCGCGCCGCGGGGGCGCCGTCGCACGTCGTCGCGGCGCACCTGGAGCGCGCGCGCTGAGGGTCGGCCCCCTAGGGTCGTCCGGAGGGCGCAGGCCGCGCCCGGCACCGACGCACGAGGAGTGGACATGCCCACGCGCACCGCACGGACCGCCTGGAACGGCACGCTGCAGGACGGCGGCGGCCAGGTCGAGCTGACGAGCTCGAAGGTCGGCACGTACGACGTCTCGTTCCCGAAGCGCGCCGCCGAGGACGCCGGTGGCACGACGAGCCCGGAGGAGCTCATCGCCGCGGCGCACTCGTCCTGCTTCGCGATGCAGCTCTCCGCCAACGTCGCCGAGGCCGGCGGCACGCCGGTCGCGCTCGAGGTGACGGCCGACGTCTCGCTCGGCCCCGACCCGGCCGGCGGCTTCCGCATCACCGGCATCGCGCTGAAGGTCCGCGGCGAGGTCGAGGGCCTCGACGCCGCGGGCTTCCAGCAGGCGGCCGAGGCCGCGAAGGCCGGCTGCCCGGTGAGCAAGGCCCTCGCCGGCACCGAGATCACGCTCGACGCCGCCCTGGAGTCCTGACCCCCACCGCCGACCGGAACCCGACTCACCTTCTGGCCCCTCATGACGTGAGCGAGGTTCCGGTCGGCGGGGAGGGGCGTCGCCGACCGGAACCTGACTCACCTTCTGGCCCCTCATGACGTGAGCGAGGTTCCGGTCGGCGGGGGCGGGACTTCCGTCCCATGAGGTGAGGCTTGCCTCAGTCCTAGGTTCGTCGCGTGGACCTGCGCAGCGTGCCGCCCGGCGGGTCCGCCCGCGTCGTCGCCGTCGACCTCGACGACGGCCCGCGCGTGCGGCTGCGCGAGCTGGGCGTGCGGCCCGGCCGCGTCGTGCAGGTCACGCACCGCAGCGCGTTCGGGCTGGTCGTCGCCGTGGGCGCCGACCGGTTCGCGGTCGACGCGCGCACGGCCGCCGCCATCGGCGTCGGTGCGCACGACGGGCAGCCGTGAGCTGCCACGAGCCCGCCGGCGCGGGCACCACCACGACCGGCGCCCCCCTCGTCGTGCTCGTCGGGAACCCCAACGTCGGCAAGTCGACGCTGTTCAACGCGCTGACGGGCGGGCGGCAGCGCGTCGTCAACGCGCCCGGCACCACGGTCGAGCTCCAGACGGGCACCTGGCGGCTGCGCGACGACGGCACGTCGCACGTGCGCCTCGTCGACCTGCCCGGCACCTACAGCCTGCTCGCCCGCAGCCCCGACGAGCAGGTCACCGCCGACGCCGTCGCCGGGCGCACCCACGCCGGGGCCGCCGACCTCGCGGTCGTGCTGGTCGAGGCCGGCGCGTTGCCGCGCTCGCTGTACCTGCTGGCGCAGGTGGCGCGGGCAGGGTTGCCCGTGGTCGTCGCGCTGACGATGACGGACGTGGCACGGGCGCGCGGCGTCCACGTCGACGCGGCCGCGCTCGCGGACAGGCTCGGCGTGCCCGTGGTGCCCCTGCACCCGCGTGACGGCCGCGGCGCGGGCGACCTCGCGCAGGCCGTCGTGACGACCCTGCGCGGCGGCCGGGCCGAACCGACCGTGCCGCCCGCGGCCGACGACGCCGTGGACGACGCCGACGTGCTGTTCGCGTGGGTCGACGCGACCGTGCGTGCGGTCGGCGGGGTCGCGCCGGCGGGTGTCCGGACGTGGTCGGACCGCGCCGACCGGCTGCTGCTGCACCCCGTGCTGGGTGTACCCGTGCTGCTCCTGGTCACGTGGTTGCTGTTCCAGCTCGCGACCGCCGCGGCCGCGCCGCTCATGGAGGCCGTCGACGGGTTCGTCACCGGCACGCTCGCCGACGCGCTGGCCGCAGCCCTCGCCGGCCTGCACGCACCCGCGTGGCTGCACGGTCTGCTCGTGGACGGCGTCCTCGCGGGCGTCGGCACGGTCGCGACGTTCGCGCCGCTCATGGCGCTGATGTTCGTCGCCGTCGCCCTCCTCGAGGACTGCGGGTACCTGGCGCGAGCGGCGTTCGTGGCCGACCGGGCGATGCGCGCCCTCGGGCTCGACGGGCGTGCGCTGCTGCCGTTCGTCGTCGGCTTCGGCTGCAACGTGCCCGCGCTGGCCGCGGCGCGCACGCTCCCGCACGCCCGGCAGCGGCTGCTCGTCGGGCTGCTCGTGCCGTGGACGTCGTGCCCCGCGCGGCTCACCGTGTACGTCCTGCTGGCCTCCGTGTTCTTCCCCGCCCACGCGGGCACGGCGATCTTCCTCATGTACGTCGCGAGCGTCGGGCTCGTCGTGGGGGGCGGGTTGCTGCTGCGCGCGACGCTGTTCCGTGACCTGCGCCGCGAGCCCCTCGTGCTGGCGCTGCCCGCCTACCAGCGGCCACGGCTGCGGGCCCTCGCGGTGGCGACGTGGGTGCGGGTGCGCTCGTTCCTCACCAAGGCGGGACAGGTGATCGTGGTGACGCTCACCGTGGTGTGGGTCGCGCTGGCCGTGCCGGTGACCGGTGGGCACGCGGTCGGCGACGTGCCGGTCGAGGACTCGCTGTACGGACGTGCGGCGCAGGCCGTCGCGCCCGTCCTCGCACCCGCCGGGTTCGGGGACTGGCACGCGTCGGCCGCGCTCGTCACCGGGTTCGTCGCCAAGGAGGTCGTCGTGGGCGCCCTCGCGCAGGTGTACGCGGTCGACGAGCCCGACGACCCCGCGGCGGCGGGCGACCTGGGGGAGCGGCTGCGGGCGACGTTCACGCGGTCGTCGGGCGGGCACCCGCAGGCCGCCGCGGCCGCGTTCATGGTGTTCGTGCTCGCCTACACGCCGTGCCTCGCGACCGTCGCGGAGCAGCGGCGGCTGCTCGGGGCGCGGTGGACGGTGGGGTGCGTCGGCGGGCAGCTCGTGGTCGCGTGGCTGCTGGCGGTGCTGGTGTTCCGCGTGGGGGTGTGGCTGTGAGCGCCGGTGCGGACGTGCCGCCGCGACCGGAGGTGGGGCCGTGAGCCTCCTCGCGGACGTCGTCGCGGCGACGGGGCGCGGTGCCGGGCCGGCGACGGTCGCGCGCGAGCTCGGGGTCGACGTGGGGCTCGTCGAGACCGTGCTCGACCACGCGACGCGCGTCGGGCTGCTGCAGGCGTCGTCGGCGGCCCTCGGTCGCACCGGCTGCACCCCGTGCCCGCCCCGCGACGCCCGCCCGCCCGCCTGCACCGGCTGCCCCCTCACCCGCTGACCGACGCCTCCCTGCCACCGGCCGCCGAACAAGGCCTTCTGCCGGTCATGAGGACCCATGAGCGGCAGAAGGCCTTGTTCGGCGGGCGGACCGGTGGCTGAGGGGTGGCGTCGCCAGGGGCGTGAGCCGCGTGGGAGAGGTGGGCGTGGACCCGGTGCGCAGGTCCTAGGGGCGGGGTGGGAGACTTCCGCCGTGGCTGTGACGACCGATGCGACCGCTGTCCGGGACGTCGTGCACGCGCTGCGTGGCGTGGTGCGCGGGAGCGTCGACGACTCCTCCCGCCGTCGCGCCGAGTACTCCACGGACGCGTCGAACTACCGCGTCGTCCCGCAGGTGGTCGTGTTCCCGCGGGACACCGACGACGTGCTGGCCGCGCTGGCCGTCGCGCGCGAGACCGGGACGCCGCTGACGTCGCGCGGCGGTGGCACGTCGGTCGCGGGCAACGCGGTCGGCACCGGGATCGTCCTCGACTTCTCGCGCCACGTGAACCGCGTGCTGGAGCTCGACCCCGAGGCCCGGACGGCCCGCATCGAGCCGGGCGTGATCATGGCCCACCTGCAGAAGCAGGCAGCGCCGCACGGCCTGCGGTTCGGCCCCGACCCGTCGACGCAGGCGCGCGCGACCCTCGGCGGCATGATCGGCAACAACGCGTGCGGGCCGCGGGCCGTGGCGTTCGGCCGGACGGCGGACAACGTCGTCGACCTCGACGTCGTCGACGGCACGGGCCGGCGGTTCACCGCGCGCGCGGGCGCGGGCGCGCTCGACGTCGTCCCCGGCCTCGACGCCCTGGTGAAGGCGCACCTCGACGTCGTCCGCACCGAGCTCGGCCGGTTCCGCCGGCAGGTGTCGGGGTACTCGCTGGAGCACCTGACGCCCGAGAACGGCACCGACCTGGCGAAGATGCTGGTGGGCACCGAGGGCACGCTCGTGACGATCCTCGGCGCGACGGTGAACCTCGTGCCCGTGCCGTCGGCGCCCGTGCTCGTCGTGCTCGGCTACCCCGACATGCCCGCGGCCGCCGACGCGGTTCCCGCACTGCTCGCGCACCGGCCCCTGGCGATCGAGGGCATGGACTCGCGGCTCGTCGACGTCGTGCGGCGCGTCAAGGGTGCGGCGGCCGTTCCGGACCTGCCGCCGGGCGCCGGCTGGCTCATGTGCGAGGTCGGCGGGGAGACGCTCGACGAGGCGATGGCCACGGCCCGCGCGCTCGCGGCCGACGCCGCCACCGACGCCGTCGGCGTCTTCCCGCCCGGGCCCGAGGCTGCGGCGATGTGGCGCATCCGCGAGGACGGCGCCGGCCTCGGTGGGCGCACGCCGTCCGGTGAGCAGGCGTGGCCCGGGTTCGAGGACTCCGCCGTCCCGCCGGAGCGGCTCGGCGGCTACCTGCGCGAGCTCGAGGCGCTCATGGCCGAGCACCGCGTCGACGGTCTGGCGTACGGGCACTTCGGCGACGGCTGCCTGCACCTGCGCCTCGACGTGCCGATGCAGCGCTCGGGCGACCCGCTGCGCGCGTTCATGACGGACGCCGCGCACCTCGTCGCCAAGCACGGCGGCTCGCTGTCCGGCGAGCACGGCGACGGGCGCGCCCGCTCCGAGCTGCTGCCCGTCATGTACTCGCCGCGGGCCATCGAGCTGTTCGGGGCCGTCAAGGACCTGTTCGACCCGCAGGACCTGCTCAACCCCGGGGTCCTGGTGCGCCCGCGCCCGCTCGACGCGGACCTGCGCCGCCCCGCCGCGCGGTCCCTGCTCGCGGGCACCGGCTTCTCGTTCGCGCACGACGGCGGCGACATGACGACGGCCGTGCACCGCTGCGTCGGCGTCGGCAAGTGCCGCGCCGACAACCACGCCGCCGGCGGGTTCATGTGCCCGTCGTACCTCGCGACGAAGGACGAGAAGGACTCGACGCGTGGGCGGGCGCGCGTGCTGCAGGAGATGGCCAACGGGTCGCTCGTGTCGCGCGGGTGGTCCTCGCGCGAGGTGCACGAGTCGCTCGACCTGTGCCTGAGCTGCAAGGCGTGCTCGTCGGACTGCCCCGCGGGCGTCGACATGGCGCAGTACAAGTCCGAGGTGCTGCACCGGACGTACGCGGGCAGGCTGCGGCCGGTCAACCACTACGCGCTGGGCTGGCTGCCGCGGTGGGCGCGGCTGGTCACCGGGGTGCCGGGGCTCGCGGCGCTCGCGAACGCGGTGCTGGGTGTGCGGCCGATCGCGAAGCTCGTGCTGAGGCTGGGCGGTATGGACACGCGCCGCGAGATGGTCTCGTTCGCGCCCGTCCCGTTCCGCGCCTGGGCGCGGAACACCGGCAGGCGGTCGGGCGACGTGCGTGTCGTGGGACGCGGCGACGCGGACGCCGTCGCGCTGCCGGCGGCCGTGGTCGACGGCGACGGCGGACCGGGCTCGCTGACCGACGGGGTCGCGACGCCGGACGTCCCCGACGCCCCCCGCCCGCCCGTGCTGCTGTGGACCGACTCCTTCAGCGACACCCTCGCCCCCTCGGTCGCGCACGCGGCCGTCGCGGTGCTGCGCGACGCGGGCTACGACGTCCTCGTCCCCGACCACGACGCGTGCTGCGGCCTGACGTGGATCAGCACGGGCCAGCTCGACGGCGCCAGGCACCAGCTCCAGCACCTGCTCGAGGCGCTCGGGCCGTTCGCCGTCAACGGCATCCCGATCGTCGGGCTCGAGCCGTCCTGCACCGCCGTGCTGCGCAGCGACCTCGTCGACCTGCTGCCCGACGACCCGCGCGCGGTCGCCGTGTCGCGGGCGACCCGCACGCTCGCCGAGCTGCTCACCGCGCCCGCCCCCGTCGGCCCCGGCGACCGCTGGCAGGTGCCGGACCTGTCCGACGTCACCGCCGTCGTCCAGCCGCACTGCCACCACTACTCGGTCATGACGTGGACGGCCGACCGCCGCCTGCTCACCGAGGCCGGCGCGACGTTCTCCGCGCTCGCGGGCTGCTGCGGGCTGGCGGGCAACTTCGGCATGGAGAAGGGCCACTACGACGTGTCCGTCGCGGTCGCCGAGAACGCGCTGCTCCCCGCGCTGCGCGCTGCCGCCCCCGGTGACGTCTACCTGGCCGACGGCTACTCGTGCCGCACCCAGGCGGACCAGCTCGCGGGCGTCCAAGGCGTCCACCTGGCCGAGCTGCTGGCCTCCCGGCTGCCGGGCCGCTCCGCGGAGAGCTGAGATTCCCGGGGGCCTGGCGGCGATTACTTCAGAAGTAGTTCTGAAGTAATCTCGACGCATGCTGCCCGCGCCCGCATCACCCCGCCGCGACCGCGCGCAGAGCGTGCAGTCGTCCGAGCTCAGCCGGAACCCGTCGCGCGTGTTCGCCGCCGCCGAGCGGAGCCCGGTCGACGTGACGCGCCGCGACGGCGAGGACCTGGTCCTCATGTCGAAGCGCGAGGCGGACGCACGCGACGCGCTGCTCGGCATCGCCGTAGAGCTCATCGCCGTGGCCACGGACGACCGTGGCACGCTCGCCGAGCGCATGGCGGACCGCTTCCCGTGGATGCTCGCACTGGGCGCTGCCGACCGCGAGACATGTGCGCGAGAGCTGCTCGACTCTGCCCGGGCCTCGTCCGCGACCAGGCAGCCGCACCTCGCGGTCGCGACCCTGACAGCGTGGCGCGAGACGGCGAGCGCGCTCGCCGCAGGCCTCGAGGGTGGCATCGTCGACTGGTTCGACGAGCCGACCGCGGTCGGACGCCCCTGACCGGCCGGACGGGTGGCGAAGAAGTCGCCGGTCAGCCGGCCGACCAAGAAGACCGAGAACGAGATCCTCTTCGCGTCGTCGCAGGCGGCGAAGGGGTGGCGCGATCTCGTGGCGACGCGACGCAACGCGATGACGGACGCCCGGGACTTCCTCACGAGGACACCGACAGCGGTGACGCCGGCCAACGACCGGCTGAGAGGTGAGCTGGCCACGGTCAGCTATCACGGCACGACGTACGACCGGTGGCAGCACAAGCCCAGTCTGCGGGACGGCGCGCGTATCTGGTTCTTCGTCGACGGGCAGACCGTCCTCCTGGAGGACGTCCACACCGCGCACCCGAACGAGACGAAGTAGCCCCGGACTGACGTCAGTCGTCGAGGAGGGCCTC contains these protein-coding regions:
- a CDS encoding M15 family metallopeptidase, which gives rise to MSDRKPSRPRRSSGGRHVAQRPEPTTLPRALRTSVPAALRLARVPARVAQGGVALGLVLSMGAVVVTAQAEAPTAAVAGEQPLALAAGAGTGNPVQLRADAVDEALAAVDEVWRVRADATQVAVPDEVLAELDAATAELQAVLAEVDVESLPREPNVSRSAERAADEAPEPAAAADPTATAVPTSPAAEPEAAATRTPEADVLEGSALPDSSDPATAPLREALDRVRQAAQVVLTTTEQKRAEAEAAQVAAGVAAAQAAAEAERVAAEKAAQRAAWKASLRGYANGQVPSSALCGLSFDAAAQLRCDAAESLEALNAAFRERFGTHLTVSDSYRSYAGQVACRAAKGSLCAAPGTSNHGMGVAVDLGGAVQTFGTAQHQWMRENAPAFQWTLPEWARANGSKPEPWHWEYVG
- a CDS encoding AAA family ATPase; its protein translation is MTEPTSPTRPLVGRTAELDDIDELLSSVATGGGATVILEGEAGVGRTRLVEALQGAAGLLGVEVCLGRAVGPGAAPYALLSDALLGPARGRDARGPVVAELAALLEVLPPERTAAAARYARADELFAALVRRRGEQGPWVLALEDVHLADACSLHLLAHLAGDGALPHALTVMTMRGVPHRDELDVVVAGWTRAGARYLELRPLGPVATLELAQRTLRATSIGPALRGVLATTGGNPRLVVDVLRTAEACGVLERSGGVVEAVGTGWLDELEKVGRAHVDHLGERVLTMLGQASVLGGSFVVGDLAALAGEPVTECWRTLRHGLAAGVVHARGDRLVFRHDLVRTALYASLEEDQRRALHARAAWALRAAGAPSHVVAAHLERAR
- a CDS encoding OsmC family peroxiredoxin; the encoded protein is MPTRTARTAWNGTLQDGGGQVELTSSKVGTYDVSFPKRAAEDAGGTTSPEELIAAAHSSCFAMQLSANVAEAGGTPVALEVTADVSLGPDPAGGFRITGIALKVRGEVEGLDAAGFQQAAEAAKAGCPVSKALAGTEITLDAALES
- a CDS encoding FeoA family protein, producing MDLRSVPPGGSARVVAVDLDDGPRVRLRELGVRPGRVVQVTHRSAFGLVVAVGADRFAVDARTAAAIGVGAHDGQP
- the feoB gene encoding ferrous iron transporter B; the protein is MSCHEPAGAGTTTTGAPLVVLVGNPNVGKSTLFNALTGGRQRVVNAPGTTVELQTGTWRLRDDGTSHVRLVDLPGTYSLLARSPDEQVTADAVAGRTHAGAADLAVVLVEAGALPRSLYLLAQVARAGLPVVVALTMTDVARARGVHVDAAALADRLGVPVVPLHPRDGRGAGDLAQAVVTTLRGGRAEPTVPPAADDAVDDADVLFAWVDATVRAVGGVAPAGVRTWSDRADRLLLHPVLGVPVLLLVTWLLFQLATAAAAPLMEAVDGFVTGTLADALAAALAGLHAPAWLHGLLVDGVLAGVGTVATFAPLMALMFVAVALLEDCGYLARAAFVADRAMRALGLDGRALLPFVVGFGCNVPALAAARTLPHARQRLLVGLLVPWTSCPARLTVYVLLASVFFPAHAGTAIFLMYVASVGLVVGGGLLLRATLFRDLRREPLVLALPAYQRPRLRALAVATWVRVRSFLTKAGQVIVVTLTVVWVALAVPVTGGHAVGDVPVEDSLYGRAAQAVAPVLAPAGFGDWHASAALVTGFVAKEVVVGALAQVYAVDEPDDPAAAGDLGERLRATFTRSSGGHPQAAAAAFMVFVLAYTPCLATVAEQRRLLGARWTVGCVGGQLVVAWLLAVLVFRVGVWL
- a CDS encoding FAD-binding and (Fe-S)-binding domain-containing protein; its protein translation is MAVTTDATAVRDVVHALRGVVRGSVDDSSRRRAEYSTDASNYRVVPQVVVFPRDTDDVLAALAVARETGTPLTSRGGGTSVAGNAVGTGIVLDFSRHVNRVLELDPEARTARIEPGVIMAHLQKQAAPHGLRFGPDPSTQARATLGGMIGNNACGPRAVAFGRTADNVVDLDVVDGTGRRFTARAGAGALDVVPGLDALVKAHLDVVRTELGRFRRQVSGYSLEHLTPENGTDLAKMLVGTEGTLVTILGATVNLVPVPSAPVLVVLGYPDMPAAADAVPALLAHRPLAIEGMDSRLVDVVRRVKGAAAVPDLPPGAGWLMCEVGGETLDEAMATARALAADAATDAVGVFPPGPEAAAMWRIREDGAGLGGRTPSGEQAWPGFEDSAVPPERLGGYLRELEALMAEHRVDGLAYGHFGDGCLHLRLDVPMQRSGDPLRAFMTDAAHLVAKHGGSLSGEHGDGRARSELLPVMYSPRAIELFGAVKDLFDPQDLLNPGVLVRPRPLDADLRRPAARSLLAGTGFSFAHDGGDMTTAVHRCVGVGKCRADNHAAGGFMCPSYLATKDEKDSTRGRARVLQEMANGSLVSRGWSSREVHESLDLCLSCKACSSDCPAGVDMAQYKSEVLHRTYAGRLRPVNHYALGWLPRWARLVTGVPGLAALANAVLGVRPIAKLVLRLGGMDTRREMVSFAPVPFRAWARNTGRRSGDVRVVGRGDADAVALPAAVVDGDGGPGSLTDGVATPDVPDAPRPPVLLWTDSFSDTLAPSVAHAAVAVLRDAGYDVLVPDHDACCGLTWISTGQLDGARHQLQHLLEALGPFAVNGIPIVGLEPSCTAVLRSDLVDLLPDDPRAVAVSRATRTLAELLTAPAPVGPGDRWQVPDLSDVTAVVQPHCHHYSVMTWTADRRLLTEAGATFSALAGCCGLAGNFGMEKGHYDVSVAVAENALLPALRAAAPGDVYLADGYSCRTQADQLAGVQGVHLAELLASRLPGRSAES
- a CDS encoding type II toxin-antitoxin system Phd/YefM family antitoxin → MLPAPASPRRDRAQSVQSSELSRNPSRVFAAAERSPVDVTRRDGEDLVLMSKREADARDALLGIAVELIAVATDDRGTLAERMADRFPWMLALGAADRETCARELLDSARASSATRQPHLAVATLTAWRETASALAAGLEGGIVDWFDEPTAVGRP